The following proteins are encoded in a genomic region of Saccharomyces mikatae IFO 1815 strain IFO1815 genome assembly, chromosome: 9:
- the POR2 gene encoding putative porin POR2 (similar to Saccharomyces cerevisiae POR2 (YIL114C) and POR1 (YNL055C); ancestral locus Anc_2.254) codes for MVQPFFNDISRDINGLLNRDFFHASPLALNVSTTTENGMSFSLKGKQTVKEGPIQTSVEGRFYDKKEGVSFSQSWSNQNRLNTRLEFSKIAPGWKGDVNASLTPQAIKNAKINLSYAQKSFTTRSSVDILQPKDFVGSLTVGHGRFVGGSEVAYDLLGRSLARYAMSIGYLSRDYSFVLSTNNRQCAIASFFQNIDRCLQVGARATLQSKTSSNMNIEFVTRYAPDPTSQVKAKIADSGLTTLSYKQNLNKSISLGIGMSFNVLQLAEPVHKLGWSLSFSA; via the coding sequence ATGGTACAACCTTTTTTCAACGATATATCTAGGGATATAAATGGTCTTTTAAACAGGGACTTTTTCCATGCCAGCCCGTTAGCTTTGAATGTTTCGACGACTACAGAAAATGGAATGAGTTTTAGTCTTAAGGGAAAGCAGACTGTTAAAGAAGGCCCTATTCAAACCAGCGTAGAAGGTCGGTTTTACGACAAGAAGGAGGGGGTGTCATTTTCTCAGAGTTGGTCGAATCAGAACAGGTTGAATACAAGACTTGAGTTTTCCAAGATTGCACCCGGTTGGAAAGGTGATGTGAATGCATCTTTGACTCCGCAGGCGATCAAGAACGCTAAGATCAATCTGAGCTATGCCCAAAAATCTTTTACCACGAGGAGTTCTGTAGACATTCTGCAGCCTAAGGATTTTGTCGGCAGTTTGACTGTTGGTCACGGCAGGTTTGTTGGCGGCAGCGAGGTTGCTTACGACCTGCTCGGCAGGTCATTAGCACGCTATGCCATGTCAATCGGGTACCTTTCCAGGGACTATTCATTTGTTTTGTCTACTAATAATAGGCAGTGCGCCATAGCCTcgttctttcaaaatattgatCGTTGTCTGCAAGTAGGAGCCCGAGCCACTTTGCAATCGAAGACAAGCTCGAACATGAACATTGAGTTCGTCACCAGATATGCGCCAGATCCCACCTCACAAGTTAAGGCGAAGATTGCAGACTCAGGCTTGACTACACTGTCATATAAgcaaaatttgaataaaagCATTTCTTTAGGAATAGGTATGTCTTTCAATGTGTTACAGCTGGCCGAGCCAGTTCACAAATTAGGCTGGTCTTTATCCTTTTCAGCTTAA
- the NUP159 gene encoding FG-nucleoporin NUP159 (similar to Saccharomyces cerevisiae NUP159 (YIL115C); ancestral locus Anc_2.253), with amino-acid sequence MSSLKDEVPTETSEDFGFKFLGQKQILPSFNEKLPFASLQNLDISNRYSLFIAASGNKVVVGDLQLLRDHITSDSTPLTFKWEKEIPGVIFVCFCDDQALVATESTLYSIDLDAFSEFQTAFSFESPASQLKYINNTLMILNSNNDLTALDLGTKSTNQLVQNVSSFDVAGTQLIVLQKDRRFQSFMWRNGTLGKKFEFSIPSELEEFSIEEYAPLNITILSPQIFFAVFGNTVAETDEEVSYDQKMFIIKYMDGNALFQETFDITPPFGEIVRFPYVYKVTLSGLIKPAVNVNILASSCSSEVSIWDSEEVIEPSQDAERAVLPISEETDRDTNPIGVAVDIATLGTISEPCSGVDTIEKLPLIYILNNEGSLQIVGLFHVAAIKGGYYSINIDSLENERSRSPAPEKITVVEQGKEEEKKEQEKEKDIQLNNSSPDNPFVSTNTSGFSFLKKQPTTVSNLQSQSSSAFGAPSFGSLPFSFDSSSTPSVKSGTAPTNQNTTGASFAKPVFGKPAFGTVSKETSTSGSAFGKPAFGTVSKETSTSGSAFGKPSFGTPSFGSGISADQPSSSGSAFGKPSFGKPSFGTPSFGNPSSDSEKVFAEPSTPSSAFGKPSFGTSAFGTASSDTTDSGSVFGKPAFGSSPLVSSSTDPKPAFSSLNQASPTSPLPSSDDESEDELKSDTHPFSTPFDAKFNASDKSNINSGGFGSSSFGSNFSKALNSIDSDTPFKFGTQASPFSSQLGNESPFSSFKKENIKSESLDNGSPSEVNDSDQHENNSSGLSGNDLTDSTVEQTPSTRLTEISSDVNSEAIEEEIPKSSIGKLTETIKKSANIDMNSLKNPVFGNQVKAKSESPFSAFATNISKPSSTTPAFSFGNSTINNSKTFTTLPSSEVVSSPSTEEKANKETSKKDSTTFKSEENPFLPRREENSKKNSQEHSSQETEDTSFVTGGEKSDAASQQIFDIAKQDQTLAAEDVNIDERSKMESEDNQHVEVDNHNEPTEIKETLTNDKEIEQRRQEVQRNEVSLERGGEKEGSWPDMAGKEIEDDHSVEEIASQHNSEIKGSDDDMLLNSDRDESISESYDRLEDINTDELPHSGENDAETSADFDVQTSIEENYAESGVQTDLSESCQENEVQTDAIPVRHHYTQTVEKEAVNSGFQTDPVETCNFSVQAFEDDENYLAEQCKPEKLKEYYTGAKVSAIPFVSQNSTLRLIESTFQMVEAEFTVLKENIQSMDSFFTDQSNVPLETRTLRSVNNIYTWRIPEAKTLLNFQKDIKSEHTQETNSRVQDLKEKVSNYIKKDITKMSENIINIKEEYLFLTHLNGASSEYVKDLSTHQFRMQKSLRRKLSNVSAKINHTEELLNILKLFSVKYKRLDENPLVTKLAKESLARDGLLQEIKLLREEVSKLQLEEKDKKTSSLTPSSSLTKDMKGFKIVEVGLAMNTKKQIGDFFKNLNLAK; translated from the coding sequence ATGTCTTCTTTAAAAGATGAAGTGCCCACCGAGACTTCAGAAGACTTTGGTTTCAAGTTCTTAGGtcaaaaacaaattttgCCTTCCTTTAACGAAAAGTTGCCATTTGCATCGTTACAGAACCTCGATATCTCAAACCGTTATTCTTTATTCATTGCTGCTTCTGGTAATAAGGTGGTAGTCGGTGATTTGCAATTGCTAAGAGATCATATCACTTCTGACTCTACTCCTTTAACGTTCAAATGGGAGAAAGAAATCCCAGGTGTAATATTTGTATGTTTCTGTGATGATCAGGCTCTGGTAGCAACAGAAAGTACATTATACTCAATAGATTTGGACGCTTTCAGCGAATTCCAAACagccttttcttttgagagCCCAGCTTCTCAATTAAAATATATTAACAACACTTTAATGATTTTAAATTCAAATAATGATTTAACAGCACTAGATTTAGGAACAAAATCAACTAATCAATTGGTACAAAATgtatcttcttttgatgTAGCAGGGACACAATTGATTGTTTTACAAAAGGATAGAAGGTTTCAAAGTTTCATGTGGCGAAATGGCACGCTGGGTAAGAAATTCGAGTTCTCTATACCGTCAGAGTTGGAGGAGTTCTCAATAGAAGAATACGCTCCTTTGAATATCACTATACTTTCTCcacagattttttttgctgtATTTGGTAACACCGTTGCAGAGACTGATGAAGAGGTTTCGTACgatcaaaaaatgtttATTATAAAGTACATGGATGGCAACGCCTTATTCCAAGAAACTTTTGATATTACACCTCCATTTGGTGAAATCGTAAGATTTCCGTATGTATACAAAGTCACTTTATCAGGTTTGATCAAGCCTGCGGTAAACGTAAATATACTTGCATCATCATGTTCAAGTGAAGTAAGTATATGGGATTCAGAAGAAGTTATCGAACCTTCTCAGGATGCTGAGCGAGCAGTACTACCCATCAGTGAGGAAACAGATAGGGACACTAATCCAATAGGTGTGGCAGTCGATATCGCCACTTTAGGCACTATTTCAGAACCATGTTCTGGTGTTGATacaatagaaaaattacCGCTCATTTACATACTGAATAACGAAGGTAGTTTACAGATAGTAGGACTGTTTCACGTGGCAGCAATTAAAGGCGGTTATTATAGTATTAATATTGATTCTctagaaaatgaaagatcCCGCTCTCCTGCACCAGAAAAAATCACTGTTGTTGAGCagggaaaagaagaagaaaagaaggagcaagaaaaagagaaagataTTCAATTAAACAATTCTTCACCGGACAATCCGTTTGTATCAACAAATACATCGGGTTTCAGTTTTCTCAAGAAACAGCCAACGACTGTCAGCAATTTGCAATCCCAAAGTTCTTCGGCCTTTGGTGCCCCTTCATTTGGATCATTGCCGTTTTCATTTGACTCGTCATCAACGCCATCTGTTAAATCCGGTACAGCACCCACAAACCAAAATACTACAGGTGCTTCTTTTGCTAAACCAGTGTTTGGTAAACCTGCATTCGGAACTGTTTCCAAAGAAACATCAACCTCTGGATCTGCCTTTGGTAAACCTGCATTCGGAACTGTTTCCAAGGAAACATCAACCTCCGGATCTGCCTTTGGTAAACCCTCTTTTGGTACACCTTCATTTGGTTCTGGAATTTCAGCTGATCAACCATCTAGCTCTGGTTCTGCCTTTGGTAAACCTTCTTTTGGTAAACCTTCTTTTGGCACTCCTTCATTTGGCAATCCTTCATCCGACTCTGAAAAAGTGTTTGCAGAGCCATCTACTCCTAGCTCTGCCTTTGGTAAACCCTCTTTTGGTACATCTGCATTCGGAACTGCTTCCAGTGATACAACTGATTCTGGATCTGTGTTTGGAAAGCCTGCATTTGGTTCATCACCTCTTGTATCAAGTTCTACCGATCCAAAGCCTGCATTTAGTAGTTTGAACCAAGCAAGTCCGACGTCGCCTTTACCATCCTCTGATGACGAAAGCGAAGATGAACTGAAGAGCGATACACACCCTTTTTCAACACCTTTTGATGCCAAATTCAACGCATCTGATAAGTCAAATATTAATTCCGGTGGTTTTGGAAGCTCTTCCTTCGGatctaatttttcaaaagctttAAACTCAATTGATTCCGACACGCCTTTCAAATTTGGTACTCAGGCTTcgcctttttcttcacagTTGGGAAATGAATCACCATTCAGCTCATTTAAAAAGGAGAACATTAAAAGTGAATCTTTAGATAATGGCTCACCTAGTGAAGTTAATGATAGTGACCAACACGAAAATAATAGTTCAGGGTTAAGCGGTAACGATTTAACAGATTCTACCGTTGAACAAACACCCTCTACCAGATTAACAGAGATATCTTCAGACGTGAATAGCGAAGCTATTGAGGAAGAAATACCAAAATCCTCCATTGGAAAGTTAACGGAAACTATTAAAAAAAGCGCTAATATTGACATGAATAGTTTGAAGAATCCTGTATTTGGAAATCAGGTGAAAGCAAAATCTGAATCACCGTTCTCAGCATTTGCAACAAATATCAGTAAACCAAGCTCTACTACGCCTGCTTTCTCGTTTGGCAATTCTACGATAAACAATAGTAAGACATTTACAACTTTACCTTCTTCTGAAGTGGTATCTTCTCCGTCAACGGAAGAAAAAGCCAATAAGGAAACTAGTAAAAAAGATTCTACAACGTTCAAGAGTGAGGAGAATCCATTTTTGCCCAGGAGAGAAGAGAACagtaagaaaaattctcaaGAGCATAGTAGTCAAGAAACTGAAGACACTAGTTTTGTAACAGGAGGAGAAAAATCAGATGCAGCTTCCCAACAAATCTTCGACATCGCCAAACAGGACCAAACTTTAGCAGCAGAGGATGTTAATATTGACGAAAGAAGCAAAATGGAATCCGAAGACAATCAGCATGTTGAGGTTGATAATCATAACGAACCTACGGAAATAAAGGAAACTTTAACGAATGATAAAGAGATCGAACAACGAAGGCAAGAAGTACAACGTAATGAAGTCAGTTTGGAAAGAGgaggagaaaaagaaggttcTTGGCCAGATATGGCAGGAAaggaaattgaagatgatcACTCTGTCGAAGAAATTGCGAGTCAACATAATAGTGAAATTAAAGGATCTGATGATGACATGTTACTGAACAGTGACCGCGATGAAAGTATATCTGAATCTTACGATAGGTTAGAAGATATTAATACTGATGAGCTGCCCCATAGTGGGGAAAATGATGCGGAAACTTCCGCTGATTTTGACGTTCAAACAtcaatagaagaaaattatgCAGAATCTGGTGTACAAACTGATCTTTCAGAAAGTTGTCAAGAAAACGAAGTTCAAACAGACGCTATACCTGTAAGACATCACTATACACAAACTGTTGAAAAGGAAGCAGTTAATAGTGGCTTTCAAACGGACCCTGTCGAAACATGCAATTTTTCCGTTCAGGCATTTGAGGATGATGAGAACTATCTAGCTGAACAATGTAAACCAgagaaattaaaagaatattaCACTGGTGCAAAGGTATCTGCCATTCCTTTTGTTTCACAAAATTCAACTTTAAGACTGATTGAAAGTACATTTCAAATGGTCGAAGCTGAATTTACTGTCCTGAAGGAAAACATCCAGAGTATGGATAGTTTTTTTACTGATCAGTCAAATGTTCCTTTGGAAACACGTACACTTCGATCTGTTAACAACATTTACACCTGGAGAATACCAGAGGCTAAAACTCtattaaattttcaaaaagacaTCAAGTCGGAACATACACAAGAAACAAATTCACGTGTTCAAGatctgaaagaaaaagtttcaaattaCATTAAGAAGGATATCACAAAGATGAGCGAgaatatcatcaatataAAAGAGGAGTACTTATTTCTAACTCATTTAAACGGCGCTTCGAGCGAATACGTTAAAGATCTCAGTACGCACCAATTTAGGATGCAAAAGTCACTACGTCGAAAGTTATCTAACGTGTCTGCAAAAATTAATCATACCGAAGAATTGCTGAACATCTTGAAATTGTTTTCTGTAAAGTATAAGAGATTGGATGAAAATCCATTAGTGACCAAATTAGCTAAAGAATCCCTCGCACGTGATGGTCTATTACAGGAAATTAAATTATTGCGTGAGGAAGTGAGTAAGTTacaattggaagaaaaggataaaaaaacttcatCATTGACACCATCCTCTTCACTTACTAAGGATATGAAAGGATTCAAAATAGTGGAAGTTGGGCTAGCaatgaatacaaaaaaacaaattggcgactttttcaaaaatttgaaccTGGCTAAATAA
- the COX5B gene encoding cytochrome c oxidase subunit Vb (similar to Saccharomyces cerevisiae COX5A (YNL052W) and COX5B (YIL111W); ancestral locus Anc_2.258) has protein sequence MPNLEQKEIADNLIERQKLPWKSLNKDEIKAAWYISYGEWGPRRPVHGKGDVAFITKGVFLGLGISFGIFALVRLLANPETAKTMNREWQLKSDEYLKSKNANPWGGYSQVQSK, from the coding sequence ATGCCAAACTTGGAACAGAAAGAGATTGCTGATAACTTAATAGAACGTCAAAAGCTTCCCTGGAAAAGCCTTAATAAGGATGAAATTAAAGCGGCCTGGTATATATCTTATGGTGAATGGGGACCTAGGAGACCCGTGCATGGTAAAGGTGATGTTGCGTTTATAACTAAAGGGGTTTTTCTAGGGTTAGGAATCTCGTTTGGCATCTTTGCTTTGGTAAGATTATTAGCTAACCCTGAGACCGCAAAAACCATGAACAGGGAATGGCAATTGAAATCAGACGAATATTTGAAGTCCAAAAATGCGAATCCATGGGGAGGTTATTCTCAAGTTCAATCTAAATAA
- the SDP1 gene encoding mitogen-activated protein kinase tyrosine protein phosphatase SDP1 (similar to Saccharomyces cerevisiae SDP1 (YIL113W) and MSG5 (YNL053W); ancestral locus Anc_2.256) encodes MNIYTSPTRTPNFTSTSGQKPCLPLLATNRRNMDGRRVDEDCEDVPCPELNVYKNYPKGPLLVIPESIYLYSEPTVKELSSFGVVINVAGETPDLQMQVPAIEYHHYQWRHDSQIATDLPSLTTIIHTAAVKREKILIHCQCGLSRSATLVIAYIMKYHHLSLRHAYDLLKSRAGKISPPMGLMFQLMEWEVALNAKTNLKTNDYRKLP; translated from the coding sequence ATGAACATATACACATCGCCAACGCGAACACCAAACTTTACATCCACAAGTGGCCAAAAGCCCTGTCTGCCCTTGTTGGCTACAAATCGCAGAAATATGGACGGAAGACGAGTGGACGAAGACTGTGAAGACGTACCTTGTCCGGAATTGAACGTGTACAAAAACTATCCCAAAGGCCCATTGCTTGTTATCCCGGAGAGTATCTACCTTTATTCAGAGCCTACAGTGAAGGAACTTTCGTCCTTCGGTGTGGTTATCAACGTCGCTGGAGAAACACCCGACTTACAAATGCAAGTTCCTGCTATCGAgtaccatcactaccaaTGGAGGCATGATTCTCAGATTGCGACAGACCTGCCCTCTTTGACCACCATCATACACACAGCCGCAGTGAAAAGAGAGAAGATACTGATACATTGCCAGTGCGGACTGTCGAGGTCCGCGACGCTAGTGATTGCATACATCATGAAATACCATCACTTGAGCCTGAGACATGCATACGATTTGCTGAAGTCAAGGGCAGGCAAGATAAGCCCTCCCATGGGGCTTATGTTCCAGCTGATGGAATGGGAAGTCGCTCTCAACGCGAAGACTAATCTGAAGACTAACGATTATAGAAAACTACCGTGA
- the HOS4 gene encoding Hos4p (similar to Saccharomyces cerevisiae HOS4 (YIL112W); ancestral locus Anc_2.257): protein MNDSNTKQPLKKRSLSSYLSNVTTRLEELEKISKQKTPEEDTVSEQRRKELLSEDTNRKLQDKAVSLHTTDASIPDGTPDNLSAKDSEAPIQQNDASSHEREVSQNDRLNGLSETNGKMSQVSRATTSSSSNVRNIDIQSHQPFSRDQLRAMLKEPKRKTVDDFIQEEGLGAVEEEDLSDEVLEKNVTEPGDEERDIEYSDSDKDTDDVGSDDPTAPNSPIKPGRRKLVRGDQLDTTTSSMFNNESDSELSDIDDSKNIALSSSLFKGGSSPIKEANRNVTSMSSSPAQNAKEGTIAKTNDGHKNSHIAIPKRPKQKKGIYRDSGGRTRLQIACDKGKFDVVKNMIEEGSYDINDQDNAGNTALHEAALQGHIEIVELLIKNGADVNIKSIEMFGDTPLIDASANGHLDVVKYLLKNGADPTIRNAKGLTAFESVDDESEFDDEEDQKILREIKKRLSVAAKKWTNGTGPHKDMSNTDNNTHITDRSHFDDSARTDNKKAADPPATFSNIDEKAPEEEFYWTDVTSKAGKEKLFKASKEGHLPYVGTYVENGGKIDLKSFFESVKYGHEDITSIFLAFGFPVNQTSRDSKTSALMMAVGRGHLGTVKLLLEAGADPTKRDKKGHTALYYAKNSLMGITNSEEIQLIESAMNNHRKKHSDNINSSSNDNDNEEDIETYNQETHGKRKEKLQSPILTSRRCVTPKIEDNDDDAGIPDLADDGLGDEYNVKNSIASNSNTRPAENENDAIQYPLDWKKRKAIVLQDEEKAKSVSPLTMEPHSPRKIKSVEMNKIHEETADERETRLKEEEEYRKKRLEKKRKKEQELLQKLAEDEKKRIEEQEKQRVLEMERLEKATLEKAKQMEREKELEEISYRRAVRDLYPLGLKIINFNDKHDYKRFLPLYYFIDEKNNKLVLDLQITILLKDMNLLSKDNQPMFEKFPVDPKNLSSLWNMLKFIFLYGGSYDDDKSDMKYNKRFVVNFDGVDLDTKIGYELLEYRKFINLPMSWIKWDNVDIKDPTKRKEIEDNMIQISINEFTHLRNDKVNESQQPIRKRRCIKVPRELPVKFQHRMCISSILQQTSREPLW from the coding sequence ATGAATGACAGCAATACGAAACAGCCgctaaagaaaagatcCCTGAGTAGCTATCTGTCAAACGTCACTACGAGACTGGAAGAGCTGGAAAAGATAtctaaacaaaaaacaCCAGAAGAAGATACTGTCAGTGAGCAGAGACGGAAAGAACTATTGTCGGAAGATACAAATCGTAAACTTCAAGACAAGGCCGTGTCGTTGCATACAACGGATGCGAGTATCCCTGATGGTACTCCAGATAATTTAAGTGCAAAGGACTCCGAAGCTCCGATCCAGCAAAACGATGCAAGCTCACATGAACGAGAAGTAAGCCAGAACGATCGTCTCAACGGTCTATCAGAAACGAATGGAAAAATGAGCCAGGTAAGCCGAGCGACgacttcttcatcatccaaTGTACGTAATATCGATATTCAAAGCCATCAACCTTTTTCAAGAGACCAGCTACGAGCGATGTTAAAAGAGCCAAAGAGGAAAACTGTGGACGATTTCATTCAAGAAGAGGGCTTGGGAGccgttgaagaagaagatttaaGCGATGAGGTTCTCGAAAAAAACGTAACGGAACCAGGCGATGAGGAAAGAGACATAGAATATAGTGATTCAGATAAGGATACAGATGATGTGGGGAGTGACGATCCAACGGCACCAAATTCTCCGATTAAACCAGGCCGTCGCAAGCTGGTTAGGGGTGACCAACTTGATACAACCACAAGCTCCATGTTTAATAATGAATCAGATTCCGAGCTATCAGATATTGACGATAGCAAGAATATTGCCTTATCGAGTAGCTTATTTAAAGGTGGTTCTTCTCCTATCAAAGAGGCTAACAGAAATGTCACCAGTATGAGTTCTTCACCAGCACAGAATGCTAAAGAGGGCACTATTGCCAAGACTAACGACGGTCACAAAAATTCTCATATAGCTATTCCCAAACGTCCCaaacagaaaaaaggtATTTATAGGGATTCTGGTGGTAGAACAAGGCTACAAATTGCTTGTGACAAGGGTAAATTTGACGTGGTAAAGAACATGATTGAAGAAGGCAGTTACGATATTAATGACCAGGACAATGCTGGTAATACAGCGTTGCATGAAGCAGCCTTGCAAGGTCATATTGAAATTGTAGAacttttgataaagaatGGTGCGGATGTAAACATTAAGTCTATCGAAATGTTTGGTGATACCCCTCTAATTGATGCCTCCGCCAATGGCCATTTAGATGTTGTCAAATATCTCCTTAAAAATGGTGCGGACCCAACCATACGTAATGCCAAAGGCTTGACTGCCTTCGAATCTGTAGATGATGAATCTGAAtttgacgatgaagaagatcaaaaaatattacgcgaaataaagaaaagattaagTGTAGCCGCCAAAAAATGGACCAATGGCACAGGACCTCACAAAGACATGTCCAATACTGACAACAATACGCATATAACGGATCGTTCACATTTTGATGATAGTGCAAGAACCGATAACAAAAAAGCTGCTGACCCCCCTGCTACGTTCTCTAATATTGACGAAAAAGCTCCAGAGGAGGAGTTTTATTGGACGGATGTTACTTCTAAAGCAggtaaagaaaagttaTTTAAAGCTTCAAAGGAGGGTCATTTACCATATGTCGGTACATATGTAGAAAATGGTGGTAAGATAGATCTAAagtctttttttgaaagtgttAAGTATGGCCATGAAGATATTACAAGTATCTTTTTGGCATTTGGGTTTCCAGTTAATCAAACTTCAAGAGACAGCAAAACATCTGCACTAATGATGGCTGTTGGTCGTGGGCATCTTGGAACCGTTAAACTGCTATTAGAAGCAGGGGCAGACCCAACTAAAAGGGATAAAAAGGGACATACCGCTTTGTACTATGCCAAAAACAGCTTAATGGGGATAACAAACAGTGAGGAGATTCAATTGATTGAAAGTGCCATGAATAACCATCGGAAAAAACACTCGGACAATATCAATAGTAGtagtaatgataatgataatgaggAGGATATCGAAACGTATAATCAAGAGACACATGGaaagaggaaagaaaaattgcagTCGCCCATTTTAACGAGTCGAAGATGTGTCACACCTAAGATCGAAGACAATGACGATGATGCTGGAATTCCCGACCTCGCAGATGATGGCCTGGGTGATGAATATAATGTCAAGAATTCTATTGCTTCCAATTCAAATACGAGACCAgcagaaaatgaaaatgatgctATTCAATATCCACTTGACTGGAAAAAACGTAAGGCAATTGTTTTgcaagatgaagaaaaagcaaaaagcGTTTCACCACTTACTATGGAACCTCACTCTCCTAGGAAAATTAAGTCTGTAGAAATGAACAAAATTCATGAAGAAACTGCTGATGAGAGGGAAACAAGgctaaaagaagaagaggagtacaggaagaaaagattagagaagaaaagaaagaaagaacagGAATTACTGCAAAAGTTAGCcgaagatgaaaagaaaaggatcGAAGAACAAGAGAAGCAGCGAGTTTTAGAAATGGAAAGACTGGAAAAAGCTACTTTGGAGAAAGCCAAACAAATGGAGAGGGAAaaagaattggaagaaatttcCTATAGACGGGCCGTAAGGGACCTATATCCGTTAGGATTGAAGATCATCAACTTCAATGATAAACACGATTATAAGAGATTTCTACCGCTTTATTATTTCATagatgaaaagaacaataaaCTCGTGCTTGATTTacaaataacaatattattgaaGGACATGAATTTGCTCTCAAAGGACAATCAACCAATGTTTGAGAAGTTTCCTGTTGACCCTAAAAATTTGTCTTCACTTTGGAATATGCttaaattcatttttttgtacGGAGGTAGCtatgatgatgacaaaAGTGATATGAAGTACAACAAAAGATTTGTAGTAAATTTCGATGGCGTTGATTTAGATACAAAGATTGGGTACGAACTTTTGGAATACAGAAAGTTCATCAATTTGCCCATGTCATGGATTAAGTGGGATAACGTTGATATTAAAGACCCCACAAAAAGGAAGGAAATTGAAGACAATATGATTCAAATATCTATAAACGAGTTTACACACCTAAGAAACGATAAAGTCAATGAATCGCAACAACCAATACGTAAAAGACGTTGTATAAAAGTACCGCGAGAGCTGCCAGTTAAATTTCAACACCGTATGTGCATATCTTCCATTCTTCAGCAGACATCAAGGGAGCCACTTTGGTAA